The following are encoded together in the Coffea arabica cultivar ET-39 chromosome 1c, Coffea Arabica ET-39 HiFi, whole genome shotgun sequence genome:
- the LOC113721938 gene encoding uncharacterized protein → MPTSAAASSSSENQSRPVPEDIVGRLSSSMASYEIKLKALRDLKNQIIGNRTKKLAFLKLGAVPSVVSILSSATAAASCRGGYDDNLDSIIIQSAAVIGSFACGFDAGVQAVLDAGALPILLSLISHQNEKVVDAGARSLKLIYQSKLAPKYEFFKDQNLEFLLSLLNCKNENVTGLGACVITHSCRTSIEQRALNDAGVVRKLISLLGGSVIQRDSSLESLAAILKENSEVILKFVGPENGRALNDVIELTKDKHPRTRLLACMCLVVIRNALPSYLQDLQIKTKLVLILLELLDDPGQVGEEAPFILSSLIVGKEDMQRLAFQENVIDKLCCHLEKGSLQAKRLQGIFLALADLCSRLESCRTKLLSLKALQFMVDAMSHDSAEVRAAACICLKNVSRSVENLSAGTFMNESVINPVVQLLCDTSTSVQVAALGAISNVVVDFMVQKTTFIEFGGVKQLVELSKSMDSTIRMNAVCALRNLMFLVSDRCKEAILLELTQSTLTSLICDPEVSVQEQALALVCNLVDGSTDGIRHVFADNCSLLRAVVRQIQSASKVEVVIQGMYVLTNVASGGELHKEAVMDELFPTLPGGPQSIVIKFLQSNESQLRTAAVWTLVNLTLPNSSGAFGRAVKLRRAGIISQLKNMMNDPCLDVKLRARTAFGQMMTLGDGSP, encoded by the exons ATGCCGACTTCAGCCGCAGCCTCGTCATCGTCGGAGAATCAGAGCCGTCCAGTTCCCGAGGACATCGTCGGACGGCTAAGCTCGTCTATGGCTTCATATGAGATTAAGCTTAAAGCCCTGAGAGACCTGAAGAATCAGATCATTGGCAACCGTACAAAGAAGCTTGCTTTTCTCAAGCTTGGTGCGGTTCCTTCCGTCGTCTCTATATTATCTTCCGCTACTGCCGCGGCCTCGTGCCGTGGTGGTTATGATGATAATTTGGATTCTATTATAATTCAGTCCGCTGCCGTAATTGGAAGCTTTGCGTGCGGATTTGATGCTGGAGTTCAGGCTGTTTTAGACGCTGGTGCTCTCCCCATTTTGTTGAGTTTAATTTCTCATCAGAATGAGAAG GTAGTTGATGCTGGTGCTCGTTCATTAAAATTGATATATCAGTCAAAATTGGCTccaaaatatgaattttttaaagatcaAAACTTGGAATTTCTCCTTTCACTATTGAATTGTAAGAATGAGAATGTTACTGGACTTGGTGCTTGTGTCATCACACATTCCTGCAGGACAAGTATTGAGCAGAGGGCATTGAATGATGCTGGAGTAGTAAGGAAGCTCATTAGTCTTCTTGGAGGCTCAGTAATTCAGAGGGATTCTAGTTTGGAATCTCTAGCAGCCATTCTGAAAGAAAATTCAGAAGTCATTTTGAAGTTTGTGGGGCCTGAAAATGGAAGAGCATTAaatgatgttattgagctaACAAAGGATAAGCATCCTCGAACAAGATTGCTTGCATGCATGTGCTTGGTTGTAATAAGAAACGCTTTGCCTTCTTATCTTCAAGATTTACAAATCAAGACCAAGTTGGTTTTAATTTTACTTGAGCTTCTCGATGATCCTGGTCAAGTTGGAGAGGAAGCCCCATTTATCTTGTCTAGTTTAATTGTGGGAAAGGAAGATATGCAGAGGTTAGCATTTCAAGAAAATGTTATTGATAAACTTTGCTGCCACTTGGAGAAAGGTTCTCTACAGGCCAAACGCCTGCAAGGAATATTTCTGGCATTGGCTGATTTGTGCTCCCGGTTGGAATCTTGTAGGACTAAGCTTCTATCTTTAAAG GCTTTGCAATTTATGGTTGATGCTATGTCACACGATAGTGCTGAAGTACGTGCTGCAGCTTGCATTTGTTTAAAGAATGTTTCTCGGTCTGTTGAG AATTTAAGTGCAGGTACTTTTATGAATGAAAGTGTCATTAATCCTGTAGTTCAACTTCTGTGTGACACCTCAACTTCAGTTCAG GTTGCCGCCCTTGGTGCTATCAGCAATGTAGTTGttgatttcatggtgcaaaaAACAACATTCATCGAATTTGGGGGTGTAAAACAGCTTGTTGAGCTATCAAAGTCAATGGATTCAACCATCAGGATGAATGCCGTCTGTGCTTTGAGGAACTTGATGTTCCTTGTCAGTGACAGGTGTAAAGAAGCAATTCTCCTGGAACTAACTCAATCAACCTTAACAAGCCTAATATGCG ATCCTGAGGTTTCCGTGCAAGAGCAAGCTCTTGCCCTTGTTTGCAACCTTGTTGATGGATCTACAGATGGCATTAGACATGTCTTTGCAGACAATTGTTCTCTATTGCGTGCTGTTGTTAGGCAAATCCAGAGTGCTTCAAAAGTTGAAGTTGTGATCCAG GGTATGTATGTCCTAACTAATGTGGCATCTGGTGGTGAGCTCCATAAAGAAGCAGTGATGGATGAACTTTTCCCAACACTTCCAGGAGGCCCCCAATCAATTGTAATCAAGTTTTTGCAGAGTAATGAAAGCCAATTACGTACTGCTGCGGTTTGGACTTTAGTAAATCTTACTTTGCCCAATAGTTCTGGTGCATTTGGTCGGGCTGTGAAACTAAGGAGGGCTGGCATAATTTCCCAGTTGAAAAATATGATGAATGATCCTTGCTTAGATGTAAAG CTTCGAGCAAGGACAGCTTTTGGACAAATGATGACATTGGGTGATGGCTCACCTTGA